In a single window of the Papaver somniferum cultivar HN1 chromosome 8, ASM357369v1, whole genome shotgun sequence genome:
- the LOC113301390 gene encoding uncharacterized protein LOC113301390 isoform X2 encodes MEDVKQEEANSSVTKEVTAAAPSSSSVSDSSSDTSLPKPAFVKGSLISKRTTGPTRRSKKGGWTESEDSMLTAAVKTHGGKNWKKIATCFKNRTDVQCLHRWQKVLNPELVKGPWTKQEDDLILELVGKYGSKKWSIIAQSLPGRIGKQCRERWHNHLNPAIKKDAWTHEEEMTLIHYHQIYGNKWAEIARFLPGRADNSIKNHWNCSVKKKLDSYLPSDLLKINPGVLNHENVRVDTTMQGPGRTYAFDTKILPVSRPGNHLVNLTLGNSIGGRNGEQMQPFQTIESRALQKQVAFATKPIQGAARSATEGIPPKDLKLSIFSLSPPGQPPEHVTSTRSPFLSLDPNPCDTRKNQAVLTEAESATTAMRFPETPKRAKYCSEHGDYRDHDGRQSKVFNASPSRDGTGYGGLYYEPPQLTSCDILSENSRFLNSRSPVCSTPPSRLRNFSVDASSPEAVLKSAAKSFKNTPSIIRKRGRQICGCTGWAPYACYSDGACTPEVRTHGFSDINGFMESSPHAHSGREDLNSRDLLNVKWLSLSTPNALEHEVAATVKSVRLEHVFDMECDDSRAVRHSDTSSRDLSNRAQSEVSAS; translated from the exons ATGGAAGATGTTAAGCAAGAGGAGGCGAATTCAAGTGTGACTAAAGAAGTTACGGCTGCTGCCCCTTCAAGTTCGTCTGTTTCGGATAGTAGTTCTGATACATCACTTCCTAAGCCGGCCTTCGTCAAAGG TTCTCTGATATCAAAAAGGACAACAGGTCCAACCAGAAGGTCGAAAAAAGGAGGATGGACGGAGTCAGAG GATAGTATGTTAACTGCCGCAGTCAAAACGCACGGCGGGAAAAATTGGAAGAAAATTG CCACTTGTTTCAAAAATAGGACTGATGTTCAGTGTCTCCATCGCTGGCAGAAGGTTCTTAATCCAGAACTCGTTAAAGGACCATGGACCAAACAG GAAGATGATCTTATCCTTGAGCTGGTTGGAAAGTATGGCTCTAAGAAGTGGTCTATTATAGCACAGTCTTTACCAGGTCGGATAGGCAAGCAATGTCGAGAAAG GTGGCATAACCATTTAAACCCTGCTATAAAGAAAGATGCTTGGACCCATGAGGAAGAGATGACTCTTATACATTACCACCAAATTTATGGTAATAAATGGGCTGAAATAGCAAGGTTCCTACCTGGAAG GGCTGACAACTCAATAAAGAATCATTGGAACTGCTCAGTGAAGAAAAAATTGGATTCATATTTACCTTCAGATCTACTTAAGATAAATCCTGGTGTACTCAATCATGAAAATGTGAGGGTTGATACGACCATGCAGGGTCCTGGGCGGACATATGcttttgatacaaaaatattACCAGTTAGTAGACCTGGAAATCATTTGGTAAATCTAACTCTTGGAAATTCTATTGGTGGACGAAATGGAGAACAAATGCAACCTTTTCAGACCATTGAATCTAGAGCCTTGCAGAAACAGGTCGCATTTGCAACAAAACCAATCCAAGGTGCTGCTAGAAGTGCTACTGAAGGCATTCCTCCCAAAGATTTGAAGCTCTCCATTTTCAGTCTTTCACCACCTGGGCAACCTCCGGAGCATGTTACTTCAACGCGTTCTCCTTTTCTTTCCTTGGATCCAAATCCCTGTGATACTAGAAAAAATCAAGCTGTTCTTACTGAGGCTGAATCAGCTACTACTGCAATGAGGTTTCCCGAAACTCCTAAAAGGGCAAAATATTGTTCTGAGCATGGGGATTACAGAGATCATGATGGTAGGCAAAGCAAAGTCTTCAACGCGTCGCCAAGTCGCGATGGTACTGGTTATGGAGGATTGTATTATGAACCACCCCAGTTGACGAGTTGCGATATTCTCTCTGAAAATAGTAGATTCTTAAATTCAAGAAGCCCAGTTTGTTCTACACCACCTAGCCGCTTACGGAATTTTTCTGTAGATGCCAGTAGTCCCGAAGCTGTGTTAAAGAGTGCagcaaaaagtttcaaaaatacCCCTTCCATCATAAGGAAACGTGGACGTCAGATATGTGGCTGCACTGGCTGGGCTCCATATGCATGTTATTCTGATGGCGCTTGCACACCAGAAGTGAGAACTCATGGTTTCAGTGACATAAATGGTTTTATGGAGTCAAGCCCACATGCACATAGTGGTCGAGAAGATCTCAACAGTAGAGATCTTCTAAATGTCAAGTGGCTTTCTCTCTCAACTCCAAATGCTTTGGAACATGAAGTGGCTGCCACTGTAAAATCTGTGCGCTTGGAACATGTGTTTGATATGGAATGTGACGACTCCAGAGCTGTTAGGCACTCAGACACGTCTTCAAGAGACCTATCAAATCGGGCTCAGTCAGAAGTTAGTGCTTCTTGA
- the LOC113301390 gene encoding uncharacterized protein LOC113301390 isoform X1, whose product MEDVKQEEANSSVTKEVTAAAPSSSSVSDSSSDTSLPKPAFVKGSSLISKRTTGPTRRSKKGGWTESEDSMLTAAVKTHGGKNWKKIATCFKNRTDVQCLHRWQKVLNPELVKGPWTKQEDDLILELVGKYGSKKWSIIAQSLPGRIGKQCRERWHNHLNPAIKKDAWTHEEEMTLIHYHQIYGNKWAEIARFLPGRADNSIKNHWNCSVKKKLDSYLPSDLLKINPGVLNHENVRVDTTMQGPGRTYAFDTKILPVSRPGNHLVNLTLGNSIGGRNGEQMQPFQTIESRALQKQVAFATKPIQGAARSATEGIPPKDLKLSIFSLSPPGQPPEHVTSTRSPFLSLDPNPCDTRKNQAVLTEAESATTAMRFPETPKRAKYCSEHGDYRDHDGRQSKVFNASPSRDGTGYGGLYYEPPQLTSCDILSENSRFLNSRSPVCSTPPSRLRNFSVDASSPEAVLKSAAKSFKNTPSIIRKRGRQICGCTGWAPYACYSDGACTPEVRTHGFSDINGFMESSPHAHSGREDLNSRDLLNVKWLSLSTPNALEHEVAATVKSVRLEHVFDMECDDSRAVRHSDTSSRDLSNRAQSEVSAS is encoded by the exons ATGGAAGATGTTAAGCAAGAGGAGGCGAATTCAAGTGTGACTAAAGAAGTTACGGCTGCTGCCCCTTCAAGTTCGTCTGTTTCGGATAGTAGTTCTGATACATCACTTCCTAAGCCGGCCTTCGTCAAAGG CAGTTCTCTGATATCAAAAAGGACAACAGGTCCAACCAGAAGGTCGAAAAAAGGAGGATGGACGGAGTCAGAG GATAGTATGTTAACTGCCGCAGTCAAAACGCACGGCGGGAAAAATTGGAAGAAAATTG CCACTTGTTTCAAAAATAGGACTGATGTTCAGTGTCTCCATCGCTGGCAGAAGGTTCTTAATCCAGAACTCGTTAAAGGACCATGGACCAAACAG GAAGATGATCTTATCCTTGAGCTGGTTGGAAAGTATGGCTCTAAGAAGTGGTCTATTATAGCACAGTCTTTACCAGGTCGGATAGGCAAGCAATGTCGAGAAAG GTGGCATAACCATTTAAACCCTGCTATAAAGAAAGATGCTTGGACCCATGAGGAAGAGATGACTCTTATACATTACCACCAAATTTATGGTAATAAATGGGCTGAAATAGCAAGGTTCCTACCTGGAAG GGCTGACAACTCAATAAAGAATCATTGGAACTGCTCAGTGAAGAAAAAATTGGATTCATATTTACCTTCAGATCTACTTAAGATAAATCCTGGTGTACTCAATCATGAAAATGTGAGGGTTGATACGACCATGCAGGGTCCTGGGCGGACATATGcttttgatacaaaaatattACCAGTTAGTAGACCTGGAAATCATTTGGTAAATCTAACTCTTGGAAATTCTATTGGTGGACGAAATGGAGAACAAATGCAACCTTTTCAGACCATTGAATCTAGAGCCTTGCAGAAACAGGTCGCATTTGCAACAAAACCAATCCAAGGTGCTGCTAGAAGTGCTACTGAAGGCATTCCTCCCAAAGATTTGAAGCTCTCCATTTTCAGTCTTTCACCACCTGGGCAACCTCCGGAGCATGTTACTTCAACGCGTTCTCCTTTTCTTTCCTTGGATCCAAATCCCTGTGATACTAGAAAAAATCAAGCTGTTCTTACTGAGGCTGAATCAGCTACTACTGCAATGAGGTTTCCCGAAACTCCTAAAAGGGCAAAATATTGTTCTGAGCATGGGGATTACAGAGATCATGATGGTAGGCAAAGCAAAGTCTTCAACGCGTCGCCAAGTCGCGATGGTACTGGTTATGGAGGATTGTATTATGAACCACCCCAGTTGACGAGTTGCGATATTCTCTCTGAAAATAGTAGATTCTTAAATTCAAGAAGCCCAGTTTGTTCTACACCACCTAGCCGCTTACGGAATTTTTCTGTAGATGCCAGTAGTCCCGAAGCTGTGTTAAAGAGTGCagcaaaaagtttcaaaaatacCCCTTCCATCATAAGGAAACGTGGACGTCAGATATGTGGCTGCACTGGCTGGGCTCCATATGCATGTTATTCTGATGGCGCTTGCACACCAGAAGTGAGAACTCATGGTTTCAGTGACATAAATGGTTTTATGGAGTCAAGCCCACATGCACATAGTGGTCGAGAAGATCTCAACAGTAGAGATCTTCTAAATGTCAAGTGGCTTTCTCTCTCAACTCCAAATGCTTTGGAACATGAAGTGGCTGCCACTGTAAAATCTGTGCGCTTGGAACATGTGTTTGATATGGAATGTGACGACTCCAGAGCTGTTAGGCACTCAGACACGTCTTCAAGAGACCTATCAAATCGGGCTCAGTCAGAAGTTAGTGCTTCTTGA
- the LOC113301396 gene encoding chromosome transmission fidelity protein 8 homolog, with protein MKIEVKCSCGDGNCPEWAIVEIQGMIEVQPCFKDRIQNLEIGILCRTSSEENYTFTVGYHELSGTKMKLKKPYLILKKKRTIFESIPDDDEEEDISKANSPKTETELEVIGIIRHRILFKTRPKPLISKPQVVVNEKKSGPRTVAVPMVE; from the exons atgaaGATCGAAGTGAAATGCAGTTGTGGTGATGGAAATTGTCCGGAATGGGCAATCGTAGAAATACAAGGCATGATTGAAGTTCAACCGTGTTTCAAAGATCGTATACAAAACCTTGAAATCGGTATCCTTTGTCGTACTTCCTCGGAG GAGAATTATACTTTCACTGTTGGATACCATGAATTATCAGGAacaaagatgaaattgaagaaaccatatttgatattgaagaagaagagaactatTTTTGAATCAATTCCAgacgatgatgaagaagaagatattagTAAGGCTAATTCTCCGAAGACAGAGACTGAATTGGAAGTAATTGGGATTATTCGGCATCGTATTCTCTTCAAAACCAGACCCAAACCCCTAATTTCAA AACCGCAAGTAGTGGTAAATGAAAAAAAGAGTGGTCCGAGAACAGTTGCAGTGCCCATGgttgaataa